CCAGTACATTTACACCTGCCGCAGCTAAGAGCGCTGCCTTGAAAATTTCGCATGCTACACAAGAGTGGTGTGGGCATGTGTATGTGCAATTAAACAATAGAGATCAATTTGAAATCATTCAACACTCGTATTTTGAAGGAGAGGCAGACGCATCAAAAACATTAGAAAAAACATGGCTAGAAAACGATGTATGGAATCTCATAAGATTGAAGCCAGAAGAATTGCCAACGGGTAACCTTACCATGCTCCCCTCCTTTGAATTTTTTAGAATGCATCATAAAGATATTGAAGCTCATAATGTTTCAGCAAAACGCACCACCACAGATTCGTTGGTAGCCTACGAACTAAATTACCCAGCGCTTAAACGAAATTTAAAAATTTACTACAACAAAGACTTTCCACATACTATAGAACGTTGGGAAGAATCTTATGCTGATGGGCTAGTAACTACCGCAACTAAAATGAAGCGTATAAAAACTGCCTATTGGGGGCAAAATAGTACTACTTTTGAACACTTAAGAGATTCATTAGGACTTTAAATTATGAATAGCGACTTCTTTTACATACATGGTATACAATCTATTTGTGTTATAGCCATACTAATTATTCTGCGCTGGGTCTTGGTGGTTGTAACCAAAAGAGCAGCTAGAAAATTTGAACGCGTAGAGCACCGTACTGGACTTATTGTTAAACATATAAATTACGCCACGCTCTTCCTGTTATCCTTATCTCTTGTACTAATTTGGGGAGTCGATTTTAAGAATTTTGGCTCGGTTATTCTTTCAGTTTTTGCTGTTATTGGGGTTGGTTTTTTCGCGCAATGGTCTATTTTGAGTAATATAACAAGCGGAATTATCATGTTTTTTATCTTTCCGTATAAGATAGGCGATTTTGTGAAAATTCATGACAAAGAGCATCAATATGAAGGAATTATAGACGACATTAAAACTTTTCATATCATTCTTAAAACTGACAAAGGCGAAACAATTACTTACCCCAACAGCCTGATACTCCAAAAAGGAGTAAGCGTTTTAAAACCAGATGAAATTAATCTTGCCGATTCGCTTTTTCATCCAGAGGCAACAGAAGATGAAAAGGAAGACAAAAATGTTAAAGAACAGCCAATAGATTAGCCCGATATAGCATTTTAGGTATATTTGATTACCATTGAAAAACTCCTACCAATGCTAAAAAAAATACATGTATTGCTACTATTTTTTGTAGCTGGATTTACCATTTCTTTCGCACAACAACCAGCCAAACCAACTGCTTCAGAACTATATCACAATTTACAAAAGGTTAACTTTTTAGGTTCTGCACTCTATATTGCGGCACACCCAGACGATGAAAACACACGTCTGATTTCATATTTGGCAAACGACTTAAAAGCGCGTACCGCATATTTATCACTTACCAGAGGAGATGGTGGCCAAAACCTTATCGGTCCAGAAATTAGAGAGTTATTAGGCGTTATTCGTACACAAGAATTACTGGCCGCGCGTCGCACAGATGGTGGGCAACAGTTATTTACACGCGCTAACGATTTTGGGTACTCTAAACATCCAGATGAAACCTTAGCGATATGGAATAAAGAAGAAGTGTTAAGTGATGTTGTTCGTGCTATCCGAAAGTTTAAACCAGACGTAATAGTAAATAGATTTAACCATCGAAACCCAGGTTCTACTCATGGGCACCACACCTCATCTGCTATGTTAAGTGTTGAAGCTTTCGATTTGTTAAACGACGCTACAAAATATCCCGCTTCTGCAGAAACTTATGGAACATGGCAACCTAAACGCCTTTTCTTTAATACCTCATGGTGGTTTTACGGAAGTAGAGAAAATTTTGAAAAAGCAGACAAGAGTAATTTGGTTGAAGTGCAAACTGGAAATTATTATCCACAACTTGGGCTCTCTAACGGAGAAATCGCCTCTCTTAGTCGTAGCATGCACAAATCGCAAGGTTTTGGAAGCACTGGTTCTCGAGGTGCACAAACTGAGTACTTAGAATTTCTAAAAGGCGATTTCCCGGATGATAACACTAACATTTTTGATGGCATTAACACTACATGGTCTCGCTTGGAAGGCGGTGCTGCCATAGGTGCTATACTAAATCCGTTAGCTGAAAATTTCAACTTTAAAAATCCGTCGGCAATGTTGCCAGACCTCATTAAGGCCTACGATTTGGTTAAAAATTTGAAAGACACACATTGGCGTGCTATTAAATTAAAACAATTAGAAACCTTGATACTTGATTGCGGTGGTATTTTCTTAGAGGCTGCAGCCAACACCAATGCAGTAAACCCTAACGGTTCTTATGATGTAACACTAGAGGCAATTAATAGAAGTGAGTTTCCTGTAGTAGTTACTGGTATTAAAAGTAAAGATGGCTCGGTTTTACTAGCCCTAAATGAAACCTTAGCACCTAACGAAAAGAAAGAATTTGAACTTACAATAGAGAAAGCTTCAACAAAGATATCGGCACCGTATTGGCTCAATGAACAAGGAACACTTGGAATGTACAAAGCTCCTGAAGCCATGATAGGAATGCCCGAAACTCCAACGCCAGAACAACTAATCTTCGATATACAAATACAGACGACGAAACTAAATGTTGTACGAGATGTGGTATACAAATACACAGACCCGGTAAAAGGAGAAGTCTATCAGCCCCTAGAAATATTACCTGCTGTTACTTCTAGTATTCCAGAAAAGGTTTTAATTTTTTCTTCGGAAGCTTCTCGCGAAATACCAGTAATTGTAACTGCCGGACGAGATAATATTACGGGCACTGTAACCCTACAACATCCTAAGGGATGGATTGTTTCGCCATCGCAAGGCGTTTTCAATATTAAAGCAAAAGGTCAAGCACAGACACTAAAATTTACAGTAACTCCGCCTAAAAATCAAAGCGAAGGCGCGCTTACTTCTTTAGTGCAACTAGGCGATCAATATTTTGAAAGCGAATTGATAACCATTGATTACGATCACATTCCGTATCAACGGGTGTTATTACCAAGTCAGGCAAAAGTTGTGCGCATAGGCATTGAAAAGAAAGGTGAGAATATTGGTTATATAGAAGGAGCAGGAGATGCTATTCCGCAGAGTTTAAAAGAAATTGGATACAATGTAACCACTATTAGTCCAGATGCTATCACTGCTTCAAATCTAAAGCAATTTGATGCTGTTGTGGTTGGTATAAGAGCCTACAATACGGTTCCCGAGCTTGCTTTTAAGCAGACGGCATTGAATAGCTATGTAGAAAATGGCGGAACGCTATTATTGCAATACAATACAGCACACCGTATGGTAACAAAAGATATTGCGCCATATTCAATTACTTTATCTCGAGATCGTGTAACAGATGAATTTAGCGACGTCTCTATTTTGGCACCAAAGCATACCGTTTTAAACAGTCCGAACAAAATTACACAAGCCGATTTTGAAGGTTGGGTACAAGAACGCGGTTTGTACTTCCCAAGCGAATGGGATGATGCCTTTACCCCTATTTTGGGAATGAACGACAAGGGTTATTCAGAAACCAAAGGTTCTTTATTAGTAGCTCCCTTCGGAAAAGGTCATTATATTTATACAGGTTTAAGTTTTTTTAGAGAATTACCTGCTGGTGTGCCTGGTGCGTATCGATTATTCGCTAACTTATTATCGATTGGAAAATAAACGACATGAAAACAGATGAAATCGTTGAACAAGTAAAAGACAAATTTGTCTGGAAATGGAAGTACACCCTTGTATTACTTTTAAATGCCGGATACATTGTATTATTCTACTATCTAATGAAAAACTATACCTAAAATGCATAATTACGATTGGTATGTACTTATTGGCACACTACTTTTTATTGTGCTTTATGGAACCTACAAAGCACGTGGGAGTAAGAATGTGACCGATTACCTCAAGGGCGGTAACGATTCTAGATGGTGGACCATCGGGCTTAGTGTTATGGCAACCCAAGCCAGTGCAATTACCTTCCTCTCAACTCCCGGACAGGCATTTCATAGCGGAATGGGGTTTGTGCAATTTTATTTCGGCTTGCCCATTGCCATGGTAATTATATGTTTGGTATTTATTCCAATTTACCATCGCTTAAAAGTATTTACAGCATACGAATATCTAGAAACACGTTTCGATTTAAAAACACGAACGCTCACGGCAATTTTATTTTTAGTGCAACGCGGGCTAGCTGCCGGAATCACCATTTTTGCTCCCGCCATCATCTTATCTGCAGTTTTAGGATGGAATTTACTATACCTAAATATTATTATCGGTGTACTTGTTATTATTTACACAGTGAGCGGTGGTACTAAAGCGGTATCTGTCACCCAAAAACAACAAATGGGAGTTATCTTTCTAGGAATGTTTATTGCGTTTCTAATAATTCTGAATTACTTACCATTAGATATTACTTTCAACAAAGCACTTGAAATTGCTGGAGCTAGTGGCAAGATGGATGTATTAGACTTTTCATTCGATTTTAACAATCGATATACTTTTTGGAGTGGTATTATTGGAGGTACTTTTTTGGCCTTGTCTTACTTTGGAACCGATCAGAGTCAGGTGCAACGATATCTATCAGGAAAGTCCGTAAAACAGAGTCAGATGGGTTTAATCATGAACGGACTCTTAAAAGTGCCTATGCAATTTTTTATTCTTTTGGTTGGGGTTATGGTATTCGTTTTCTATCAATTTAACGCATCACCACTTCATTTTAATCCGTCTGCTGTAAAAGATGTAATGAATAGTGAATATGCATCAGAATATACGGCTCTTGAAGATGAAAAAGCAGCAATCGACCTTGCCTTAATCAAGGCACAAAAAGCCTATTCAAAAACTAAAGTTTCCGCAGAGCAAGAAGCACTAAGCAAACAAATTGGAACCCTTCAGCAAGAAGAAGAAGGACTTAGAGAACAATCTAAAGCCATTATTAAGAAAGCAAACCCAGATGCAGAAACTAACGATAAGGATTATGTGTTTATACATTTTATCTTGACAAACCTTCCCCGTGGGCTCATAGGCTTGTTACTAGCGGTTATTTTAAGTGCTGCGATGTCTTCTACAGCTTCAGAACTTAACGCATTAGGATCTACGACAACAATCGATTTGTATAAGAGGAATAGACCTGGGAGAACAGACAAACAGTATGTAAACGCAAGTAAATGGTTTACCATGATGTGGGGAGTAATTGCCATTCTCATTGCTTCGGTGGCAAATTTATTTGAAAATTTAATTGAATTGGTAAATATTATTGGTTCAATTTTCTACGGAAATGTTCTAGGTATTTTCCTGCTAGCCTTTTTTATCAAATACATAAAGAGCAACGCTACTTTTATTGCAGCACTCATTACACAGGCAATTGTAATTGTTGTTTGGTACATGGACGTTATGCCGTATTTATGGCTTAATGTGTTTGGTTGTATTTTGGTTATTAGTATCGCTTTTTTAGTACAACTTATCATTGGAAACAACACCAAAAAATCTATAACTAGTTAAATTTCAGTACATTTAGAAGTCTAAATAATACTTCCATGAAAAATTTTGACTGGACACAATTTACCCGTAAAATTGCCATAGAGGCCTCTCTACAAGAAATTTACGATGCTTGGACAATTCCAGCTGAACTAGAACGATGGTTTTTAAGCGATGCTTCATTTCTCACTTCGGAAGGTGAAGAACGAAACAAATCTGAATCGATTCAAACTAACGACACCTACGCTTGGAAATGGTATTTGTGGGAAGGAACCGAAACAGGAACCATACGCACCGCAAACAAAAAAGACACTATTGCCTTTACATTTGCCGCAGACGACTGTATTGTTACAGTTTCGCTGAAGCCATACAGCAAAGGCACGATTGTTTCACTGCATCAGGGAAATATACCCACAACAGATAAGGACAAAGAAACTATTAGATTAGGGTGTGACAGTGGCTGGTCTTTTTTTCTAGTTAACCTTAAGTCTGTTTATGAAGGCGGTTTAGATTTAAGAAATAAAAATCCGAAGTTGAAAAAGATGCTGAATGCTTAATCGGGCAAATCTTTCATAAAAAGTCTAGCCACAACGGCGTAGTATAAATTCTTTTTTGGCAGTCGTTTCCCTCTATGTCGCGCCAAACGTATACGATGGATTGTATAGAAGATTCCAAGAACAACTAGAATAGCTATAATAAAGATGAGGAAGTAAGCCACAATATGAAGTAATAGTTAGACAATGATAAAGAAATACATACGAAAAAACTAATTTTCTAGATTTCTAAAATTGTCTTTATAGTAAGGTTGCTTGCTTTTTCGCCAACTCAAATTCTGTAACCATTTCATTTACAATTGTTGCGGCTGGTTTTATGTCGTGAATGAGTCCAGCAATTTGACCAATTTCTAACTCGCCATCTTCTAAA
This Rasiella rasia DNA region includes the following protein-coding sequences:
- a CDS encoding septum formation inhibitor Maf — protein: MKFYQITLLLCGFVLVSCTNSEGNLIPNSENSQLNKSAEAPQRQLSEAFKAYWYAGDAEITSYALSQERYGELRDGTAVTIFVTEDFLPEAQVKADRASSSNIPVLKLNKTKNYVTGIYPYTVMSSTFTPAAAKSAALKISHATQEWCGHVYVQLNNRDQFEIIQHSYFEGEADASKTLEKTWLENDVWNLIRLKPEELPTGNLTMLPSFEFFRMHHKDIEAHNVSAKRTTTDSLVAYELNYPALKRNLKIYYNKDFPHTIERWEESYADGLVTTATKMKRIKTAYWGQNSTTFEHLRDSLGL
- a CDS encoding mechanosensitive ion channel domain-containing protein translates to MNSDFFYIHGIQSICVIAILIILRWVLVVVTKRAARKFERVEHRTGLIVKHINYATLFLLSLSLVLIWGVDFKNFGSVILSVFAVIGVGFFAQWSILSNITSGIIMFFIFPYKIGDFVKIHDKEHQYEGIIDDIKTFHIILKTDKGETITYPNSLILQKGVSVLKPDEINLADSLFHPEATEDEKEDKNVKEQPID
- a CDS encoding PIG-L family deacetylase encodes the protein MLKKIHVLLLFFVAGFTISFAQQPAKPTASELYHNLQKVNFLGSALYIAAHPDDENTRLISYLANDLKARTAYLSLTRGDGGQNLIGPEIRELLGVIRTQELLAARRTDGGQQLFTRANDFGYSKHPDETLAIWNKEEVLSDVVRAIRKFKPDVIVNRFNHRNPGSTHGHHTSSAMLSVEAFDLLNDATKYPASAETYGTWQPKRLFFNTSWWFYGSRENFEKADKSNLVEVQTGNYYPQLGLSNGEIASLSRSMHKSQGFGSTGSRGAQTEYLEFLKGDFPDDNTNIFDGINTTWSRLEGGAAIGAILNPLAENFNFKNPSAMLPDLIKAYDLVKNLKDTHWRAIKLKQLETLILDCGGIFLEAAANTNAVNPNGSYDVTLEAINRSEFPVVVTGIKSKDGSVLLALNETLAPNEKKEFELTIEKASTKISAPYWLNEQGTLGMYKAPEAMIGMPETPTPEQLIFDIQIQTTKLNVVRDVVYKYTDPVKGEVYQPLEILPAVTSSIPEKVLIFSSEASREIPVIVTAGRDNITGTVTLQHPKGWIVSPSQGVFNIKAKGQAQTLKFTVTPPKNQSEGALTSLVQLGDQYFESELITIDYDHIPYQRVLLPSQAKVVRIGIEKKGENIGYIEGAGDAIPQSLKEIGYNVTTISPDAITASNLKQFDAVVVGIRAYNTVPELAFKQTALNSYVENGGTLLLQYNTAHRMVTKDIAPYSITLSRDRVTDEFSDVSILAPKHTVLNSPNKITQADFEGWVQERGLYFPSEWDDAFTPILGMNDKGYSETKGSLLVAPFGKGHYIYTGLSFFRELPAGVPGAYRLFANLLSIGK
- a CDS encoding sodium:solute symporter, which produces MHNYDWYVLIGTLLFIVLYGTYKARGSKNVTDYLKGGNDSRWWTIGLSVMATQASAITFLSTPGQAFHSGMGFVQFYFGLPIAMVIICLVFIPIYHRLKVFTAYEYLETRFDLKTRTLTAILFLVQRGLAAGITIFAPAIILSAVLGWNLLYLNIIIGVLVIIYTVSGGTKAVSVTQKQQMGVIFLGMFIAFLIILNYLPLDITFNKALEIAGASGKMDVLDFSFDFNNRYTFWSGIIGGTFLALSYFGTDQSQVQRYLSGKSVKQSQMGLIMNGLLKVPMQFFILLVGVMVFVFYQFNASPLHFNPSAVKDVMNSEYASEYTALEDEKAAIDLALIKAQKAYSKTKVSAEQEALSKQIGTLQQEEEGLREQSKAIIKKANPDAETNDKDYVFIHFILTNLPRGLIGLLLAVILSAAMSSTASELNALGSTTTIDLYKRNRPGRTDKQYVNASKWFTMMWGVIAILIASVANLFENLIELVNIIGSIFYGNVLGIFLLAFFIKYIKSNATFIAALITQAIVIVVWYMDVMPYLWLNVFGCILVISIAFLVQLIIGNNTKKSITS
- a CDS encoding SRPBCC family protein, with amino-acid sequence MKNFDWTQFTRKIAIEASLQEIYDAWTIPAELERWFLSDASFLTSEGEERNKSESIQTNDTYAWKWYLWEGTETGTIRTANKKDTIAFTFAADDCIVTVSLKPYSKGTIVSLHQGNIPTTDKDKETIRLGCDSGWSFFLVNLKSVYEGGLDLRNKNPKLKKMLNA